One Actinospica robiniae DSM 44927 genomic region harbors:
- a CDS encoding discoidin domain-containing protein encodes MTNPRARSRFRLLATVAATLLAAPVYALAGASAAHAATTTPGASTPFTEYLAATQAATNGTVLPVDYQYGSLQSEATGRQAVELIGSGKYVSFTLTSAANAVDLHYAIPDSATGGGMTQPLDLYVDGTLATALSLTSDYSWLYGAYPYSNTPSVGVPGGGNTGSEVPHDFYDDVRYQFSSTLPQGTVVKLQVDAGDNAPWYAINTADFETVAAAIAQPTGYLSATASPYNADPTGVNDSTSALQSAINAASAAGKGLYLPQGTYKVGSPLSVDNVTIEGAGEWYTTLTGSNVEFAGNENPASTNVSISNLSVFGQVSDRENSSSDYTAFQGGFSSSTINDVWVQNEKSGVYDIGPANGLTVENSRFQDLTADGMNLYALDGAVTGSTIQNNFVRNSGDDGIALWSAAAANTGDTVAQNTVDSPGLANNLGVYGGGSGDQITNNLLQDTVQFGGGMEISQNYGSVAFSGTLTVSGNEFLRTGQFDPGWDYGTGAIWIYPKEGSINATIDITGNTIKDSPYEAFMFQNSNAYSGSATLDAPSSGNSVNGVVFTNNTVTNVGTFVFQDQAPGSATVSGTTATGVGVAGIFSCGSGFTLSQGSGNSGLSGSVCQMPTSSAVWAYPGVTTFSGASVGQASATQRIAVMNTSSAATTLGTITSSSGFTVSKDSTNPCGSSLDAAAVSDTNSYCMVDVSFTAPASGITTGTLTIPSSQPGPVTVQLIGSTGGNTVTTPPTISPTSLTFGYVSSGSTSAAQTVTITNPGSSALAISSVTASGAFKQTNTCGSVLAAGASCTASVTFAPTSGGVQSGELAVANSATSTPIGATLNGTGVTASTNLAASATLSAGASASGYAAGNANDGDTSTYWESADGAAYPQTLTANLGSATALGSVTLELPPSSSWTTRNETLSVLGSTNGSSYSTLVPSAAYTFDPSTGNTVSFNLPSGTNEQYLQLSFTANTGWTAAQLAEFEIFPGSGSSGSSASLTASPSSLSFGNENVGSTSAAQSVTIHNTGTAAASISAIAAGGVFAQTNTCGTSLAAGAGCAVSVTFTPTANGAASGAVTVTSNATNSTLTVALSGTGTGGTAAPVNLALSQPITASSATSGFPATNAVDGNAATYWESTDGAWPATLAVDLGATDSISSVVLDLPSGWGTRTQTLSVLGSTDDNTWTTLVGSATYTFNPSTGDAVTISLPSGASDRYVELSLTANNVQNGAQVGELQVMGQPNPDLALNKSATASSTWSSYYAASSAVDGSAGTYWEGTDGAWPTTLTVDLGAAQTLGHVVLDLPSGWGARTQTLSVLGSTNNSTWTTLVGSATYTFNPSTGDEVTISLPHGTSDRYVELSFTANSVQNGAQVAEFAVYAQ; translated from the coding sequence TCGACTACCAGTACGGCTCGCTCCAGTCCGAGGCGACCGGCCGGCAGGCCGTCGAGCTGATCGGCAGCGGAAAGTACGTCTCGTTCACCCTCACCTCCGCCGCGAACGCGGTGGACCTCCACTACGCCATCCCCGACTCCGCGACCGGCGGCGGCATGACCCAGCCGCTCGACCTCTACGTCGACGGCACTCTGGCCACCGCGCTCTCCCTCACCTCCGACTACTCCTGGCTGTACGGCGCGTATCCGTACTCGAATACGCCGAGCGTCGGTGTGCCGGGCGGCGGGAACACCGGCTCCGAGGTGCCGCACGACTTCTACGACGACGTGCGTTATCAGTTCTCGTCGACTCTCCCGCAGGGTACGGTCGTCAAGCTGCAGGTCGATGCCGGGGACAACGCCCCCTGGTACGCGATCAACACCGCCGACTTCGAGACCGTCGCCGCCGCGATCGCCCAGCCCACCGGCTATCTCAGCGCGACCGCCTCGCCGTACAACGCGGATCCGACCGGCGTGAACGACTCCACCAGCGCCCTCCAGTCCGCGATCAACGCGGCATCCGCGGCCGGCAAGGGGCTCTACCTTCCGCAGGGCACGTATAAAGTCGGCTCCCCGCTGAGCGTGGACAACGTGACGATCGAGGGGGCGGGGGAGTGGTACACCACGCTCACCGGATCCAACGTCGAGTTCGCCGGAAACGAGAACCCGGCCAGCACGAACGTGAGCATCTCGAACCTGTCGGTCTTCGGGCAGGTCTCCGACCGGGAGAACTCGAGCTCTGACTACACCGCGTTCCAAGGCGGCTTCTCGAGCTCGACGATCAACGACGTGTGGGTCCAGAACGAAAAATCAGGTGTCTACGACATCGGGCCGGCCAACGGCCTGACCGTCGAGAACAGCCGCTTCCAGGATCTGACCGCCGACGGGATGAACCTCTACGCCCTCGACGGCGCCGTGACCGGCTCGACGATCCAGAACAACTTCGTCCGCAACTCCGGCGACGACGGCATCGCGCTGTGGTCGGCCGCCGCGGCGAACACCGGCGACACCGTCGCCCAGAACACCGTCGACTCGCCGGGGCTGGCGAACAACCTCGGCGTCTACGGCGGCGGATCCGGCGATCAGATCACGAACAACCTCCTGCAGGACACCGTGCAGTTCGGCGGCGGCATGGAGATCTCGCAGAACTACGGTTCCGTCGCGTTCTCCGGCACCCTCACCGTCAGCGGCAACGAGTTCCTGCGCACCGGCCAGTTCGACCCGGGCTGGGACTACGGCACCGGCGCGATCTGGATCTATCCGAAGGAGGGGAGCATCAACGCGACGATCGACATCACGGGCAACACGATCAAGGACAGCCCATACGAGGCGTTCATGTTCCAGAACTCCAACGCGTACTCGGGCTCTGCGACGCTCGACGCGCCGAGCAGCGGCAACAGCGTGAACGGCGTGGTCTTCACGAACAACACCGTCACGAACGTCGGCACCTTCGTCTTCCAGGACCAGGCGCCCGGCTCGGCGACGGTCTCCGGAACGACGGCCACCGGCGTGGGCGTCGCCGGGATCTTCAGCTGCGGCAGCGGATTCACGCTCAGCCAGGGCAGCGGCAACTCCGGACTCAGCGGCTCGGTCTGCCAGATGCCGACTTCCAGCGCGGTGTGGGCATATCCCGGCGTGACCACCTTCTCGGGAGCGAGCGTCGGGCAGGCGTCCGCCACCCAGCGGATCGCGGTCATGAACACCTCCAGCGCCGCGACCACCCTCGGCACGATCACCTCGAGCAGCGGATTCACCGTGTCGAAGGACTCGACCAACCCGTGCGGATCGAGCCTGGACGCCGCCGCGGTCTCCGACACGAACTCCTACTGCATGGTCGATGTCTCCTTCACCGCCCCGGCTTCCGGCATCACCACCGGGACGCTCACGATCCCGAGCAGCCAGCCCGGTCCGGTCACCGTGCAGCTGATCGGCAGCACCGGCGGCAACACCGTCACCACCCCGCCGACGATCAGCCCGACCAGCCTGACCTTCGGTTACGTGAGTTCGGGTTCGACCAGCGCGGCGCAGACCGTCACCATCACCAACCCGGGATCGTCGGCCCTGGCGATCTCCTCCGTCACCGCAAGCGGCGCGTTCAAGCAGACCAACACCTGCGGCAGCGTGCTGGCAGCCGGCGCATCCTGCACGGCCTCGGTCACCTTCGCGCCGACCAGCGGCGGAGTGCAGAGCGGCGAACTAGCCGTGGCGAACAGCGCCACCTCCACACCGATCGGGGCCACCCTCAACGGCACCGGCGTCACCGCGAGCACCAACCTGGCCGCGTCAGCCACCCTGTCGGCCGGCGCCTCGGCCTCCGGGTACGCCGCAGGCAACGCGAACGACGGCGACACCAGCACGTACTGGGAGAGCGCGGACGGCGCGGCCTACCCGCAGACGCTGACCGCGAACCTGGGATCCGCGACGGCGCTCGGCTCGGTCACCCTCGAACTGCCGCCGTCGAGCTCGTGGACGACGCGCAACGAGACGCTCTCGGTCCTCGGCTCCACCAACGGCAGCAGCTACAGCACGCTGGTGCCCTCGGCCGCCTACACCTTCGACCCGTCTACCGGAAACACCGTCAGCTTCAACCTTCCGTCCGGGACGAACGAGCAGTACCTGCAGCTGTCCTTCACTGCCAACACCGGATGGACCGCAGCGCAGCTGGCCGAGTTCGAGATCTTCCCCGGCTCCGGTTCGTCCGGCTCCAGCGCCTCGCTCACGGCCTCACCGTCCTCGCTCTCCTTCGGGAACGAGAACGTTGGCTCGACCAGCGCGGCCCAGAGCGTGACCATCCACAACACCGGCACAGCAGCGGCGTCCATCTCCGCCATCGCGGCCGGCGGCGTCTTCGCCCAGACGAACACCTGCGGCACCTCGCTTGCCGCAGGTGCCGGCTGCGCGGTGAGCGTGACCTTCACGCCCACCGCCAACGGCGCGGCGAGCGGAGCCGTGACCGTCACGAGCAACGCCACTAACAGCACCCTGACGGTGGCTTTGTCCGGCACGGGCACCGGAGGCACTGCGGCGCCGGTGAATCTGGCTCTGAGCCAGCCGATCACCGCGAGCAGCGCGACGTCGGGGTTCCCGGCGACGAACGCGGTCGACGGAAACGCTGCCACCTACTGGGAGAGCACGGATGGAGCCTGGCCGGCGACCCTCGCCGTGGACCTGGGCGCCACCGACTCGATCAGCTCGGTCGTCCTCGACCTGCCTTCGGGCTGGGGTACACGTACCCAGACGCTCTCCGTCCTCGGCAGCACGGATGACAATACGTGGACGACGCTCGTCGGTTCCGCGACTTACACCTTCAACCCGTCGACGGGCGACGCGGTGACGATCAGCCTGCCGTCCGGTGCCTCGGACCGGTACGTGGAGCTGAGTCTCACCGCGAACAACGTCCAGAACGGCGCTCAGGTCGGGGAGCTCCAGGTGATGGGCCAGCCGAACCCGGACCTGGCGTTGAACAAGTCCGCGACCGCGAGCAGCACCTGGTCGAGCTACTACGCGGCCTCAAGCGCCGTCGACGGAAGCGCGGGCACTTACTGGGAAGGCACCGACGGCGCCTGGCCGACGACGCTCACCGTGGACCTCGGCGCAGCCCAGACACTCGGCCACGTCGTCCTCGACCTGCCCTCGGGTTGGGGCGCGCGTACCCAGACGCTCTCCGTCCTCGGCAGCACGAATAA